Genomic segment of Streptosporangium sp. NBC_01755:
CCCGGCGCAGGCGGATCCTCCGGGAGCAGCCCGATGTGCTGCTGACCACGCCGGAGTCGCTGGAGTCGATGCTGGTCAGCGTCAACGTCGACCACCGGCAGTTCTTCGCCGGGTTGCGGGCCGTCGTCGTCGACGAGGTGCACGCCTTCGCCGGCGACGACCGAGGCTGGCACCTGCTCGCCGTACTGGAACGCCTCACCCACCTGCTCGGCCGCCCACTTCAGCGGATCGGCCTGTCCGCCACCGTGGGCAACCCCGGCGAGCTGCTGACCTGGCTGCAGGGATCCGGCGCGGGAGAGCGCCCCGCGCACGTGGTCGCGCCCGGCCCGCCCGGTCAGGCGCAGGTCGTACCGCCGGGAGAGGTGCAGCTGGACTACGTGGGCTCGGTGTCCAACGCCGCGAAGGTGATCTCGGCGCTGCACCGGGGTGAGAAGCGGCTGGTCTTCTGCGATTCCAAACAGCTCGTCGAGGAGCTGGGGCACGCGCTCGGCGGTCTGGGCATCACCGTCTTCCTCTCGCACGCCTCGCTCTCCGCCGACGAGCGACGGCGCTCGGAGGAGGCGTTCGCTGAGGCCCGGGACTGTGTCATCATCGCGACCTCGACCCTTGAGCTGGGCATCGACGTCGGTGACCTGGACCGGGTGATCCAGATCAACGCGCCGTTCAGCGTCGCGTCGTTCCTGCAGCGGATCGGCAGGACCGGGCGCCGGGCGGGAAGCGTACGGAACTGCCTGTTCCTCGCCCTGGACGAGGGATCGCTGCTGCGGGCCGCGGCGCTGCTGCTGCTCTGGGGGCGCGGCTGGGTGGAGCCGGTCACCCCGCCCCCCGAGCCCCGGCACATCATGGCCCAGCAGATGCTGGCGCTCTGCCTGCAGGAGCATCGGGTCGGGGACCGAATCTGGCCACGGTGGTGGAACGGGCTGTGGCCGTTCGGCCCGGGCTCCGAACCCGTCGTCGGTCACCTGGTCGCGTCGGGATACCTGGACGAGGACTCCGGGATGCTGTTCATCGGCCCGGAGGCCGAGCGGCGCTTCGGGTTCCGGCATTTCATGGAGATGACCTCCGTCTTCACCGCCGCCCCGGAATTCGCCGTGCTGCACGGGCGCAAGGAGATCGGGCGGACCGATCCCGCACTGCTCACCGAGGAGATCGAGGGACCGAGACTGCTGCTGCTCGCCGGGCGGACCTGGCGGGTCAACCACATCGACTGGCGGCGGCGGCGCTGCCACGTGGAACCCGCCGACGGCAGGGGTAAGGCCCGCTGGAACGGACGAGGGCTGGGTGGGCTCTCCTTCGTCCTCTGCCGTGCCATGCGTTCGGTGCTGCTGGGCGAGGACCCATCGGTTCAGCTGAGCCGCCGGGCGCGGGAGCGGCTCGCCGTGATCCGCGAGGACGGTCTGGCAACGGTCCACCCCGGCGGAACCGTCGTCACCAGGGATGAGACCGGCGACGTGCACTGGTGGACCTGGGCCGGTTCCCGGGTCAACGCGACCCTCGCGGCCACCCTGTCGGAGATCGCCGACAGCGGTCAGCGCGTGGAGGAGGAATCCATCCGGCTCCGGACGAACCTGACTCCGGACGGGTGGCGGAAGGCGATGGACGGAGCGGCGGACCGGCTCTGCCTGCCCGAGGTGGACCCCAGGGCGTTGACGGGGCTGAAGTTCGCGGTGGCCCTGCCCGAACGGCTGGCGGTCGCCACGCTCGCCGCACGCCTGGCCGATCTGGACGGCGCGCAGGAGGTGCTCGGCGAGTCGTCTCGCTGGTCGATCACCGGGTAGTGGTGTGCAGGTCCAGGTCGGCCAGGATCTCGGCGATCTGGTCCACCGCGGGGTGCCGCGGGCCGTAGCGGCGTTCCAGATCCGGAAGGAGCATGGACAGCGTGTGGATCGCCACCGCCTTGTCGCCGGCGGCGAGCTCCAGCAGTCCGATCTCGCGGCGAAGCTCCAGGATGCGATCCTCGTCGACGCCGAACTTGTATCCGTCGGCCGGCAGACCGCGGAGCTGCCGGAGAGCCAGGCTGTTCTCCCCCACCTTCGCGTGGCAGACGGCCTCCTGCAGACGGCAGCGAAGCACCAGATCATGGTCGGCCCCCTCGCGTGCGGCCAGGTCCGTGGCGAGCCGGTGGAACTCCGGAGCGGCCTTTCGGTAGTCGCCGCCGAGGAAGAGCACATTGGCCAGTTCCAGCCGGAGACCGTTCAGCTCGGAACTGGCAGGGCCGAGAATCTGGACGGCCGGCTCGATCACCTCGGCGAGCACCGAGCGGCAGAACTCGGTCAGCCTGGCGAAGACCTCCGCCGCGTCCTCGGGCCGGTCCTCCGCCTTCTTGGCCAGGAGCTGAAGGACCAGTTCCTCCAGCCGGACCGGAATCCCGGAACGGAGCTCGCGCGGAGGCCGGGGTGGCTCGTCGGTGTGTCCACGCATCACCGCGAGGGGCGTCGGCCCTCTGAACGGCAGTTCTCCGGTCAGCAGCTCATACAGGACGACCCCGAGGGAGTAGAGGTCGGACTGCGGGGTGGTGACGGCACTGAACGCCTGATCCGGGGCCATGTAGTCAGGGGTGCCCGTCGTCACGCCGGTCTGGGGGATCCGGGGCATGCTCGACGCCTCGAACGCGCCAGCGACCCCGAAGTCAAGAACCTTCACGGTCCCGTCCAGGCAGAGCATCAGGTTGCCGGGTTGAGATCCCGGTGAACGAGCGAGGCCGCGTGCGCGACCGACAGCACCGTGCAGACCTGCGCGCCGATGGCGGCAACCCAGCCGATCGGAAGCCGCTCAACCTCGTCGATCACGGTGGAGACCGGGGAGCCGTCGATGAGCTGCATCACCAGATAGAGCTCGCCGTCGTAGATTCCGTGGTCGTAGACGATCGGAACACCGGGGTGTTCCAACCGGGCGGTGATCCGGGATTCGCGGACGAAGCGCTTGGTCAGCTCCTCAGTTCGCACGCTCCCAATGTCATCTCGGCCTGTCAGCCTGAGGAGCTCATAGTGCTGAGGCGCCCTCAGTCCGGAAAACGAATCGCCTGTGCTGTAGCGCACCTGAACATCAAAAAAGACGTCCTTTCTAAGGCGCGTCTGCATCTGGACGCCACCCGATCCTCAGCTTTGTTCGCCGAACGTATGGCTCTCGTCGAAGGAGTGACGGATGTGGCGCTGCTCCGCCAGCTTGGCCTGGCGTGGGCTGCGGGCAACCAAAATCGAACATCGTTCGTCAATGCGCTGGCTATCATTCCGATGGGCTTCAAAGGAAGGCCTTGGGCCGTGCAGCTTCTCGCTATCAAAGGCAAAGAACTCTGTGACCGTATCGCCGTACTCGGCGATACGGATAAGCCATCAAGCGGCAATTTGCTCACGGATCCGGCATGGCTCGCTTCCCATGATCAAAAAATCGTGAAGCATTTCGCAAGCGAGCCGACCCTGGAGCCTGCGATCACAGCCGGGAACGAGGATGCAGTCGCAGCAGCACTTGGGAAAATTGGTGTGATTATTCCTCTTCAGATCACCCCCGACGAGATTCAATTGCTGTTCCGTAGCGCCTCGATAAAGCACAAAACCAGTGCTGGATCCGCATCCAGAAAAAAGGGAGAGTTCGCCCT
This window contains:
- a CDS encoding protein kinase domain-containing protein, with the protein product MKVLDFGVAGAFEASSMPRIPQTGVTTGTPDYMAPDQAFSAVTTPQSDLYSLGVVLYELLTGELPFRGPTPLAVMRGHTDEPPRPPRELRSGIPVRLEELVLQLLAKKAEDRPEDAAEVFARLTEFCRSVLAEVIEPAVQILGPASSELNGLRLELANVLFLGGDYRKAAPEFHRLATDLAAREGADHDLVLRCRLQEAVCHAKVGENSLALRQLRGLPADGYKFGVDEDRILELRREIGLLELAAGDKAVAIHTLSMLLPDLERRYGPRHPAVDQIAEILADLDLHTTTR
- a CDS encoding DEAD/DEAH box helicase; this translates as MSSELHPVVLHHIVNTLGWPELRPFQQDAIAPVLTGADALLLAPTAGGKTEAAMFPLLSRMAMEQWHGTSVLYLCPIKALLNNLLPRLEGYTGWLGRRTALWHGDVTSPRRRRILREQPDVLLTTPESLESMLVSVNVDHRQFFAGLRAVVVDEVHAFAGDDRGWHLLAVLERLTHLLGRPLQRIGLSATVGNPGELLTWLQGSGAGERPAHVVAPGPPGQAQVVPPGEVQLDYVGSVSNAAKVISALHRGEKRLVFCDSKQLVEELGHALGGLGITVFLSHASLSADERRRSEEAFAEARDCVIIATSTLELGIDVGDLDRVIQINAPFSVASFLQRIGRTGRRAGSVRNCLFLALDEGSLLRAAALLLLWGRGWVEPVTPPPEPRHIMAQQMLALCLQEHRVGDRIWPRWWNGLWPFGPGSEPVVGHLVASGYLDEDSGMLFIGPEAERRFGFRHFMEMTSVFTAAPEFAVLHGRKEIGRTDPALLTEEIEGPRLLLLAGRTWRVNHIDWRRRRCHVEPADGRGKARWNGRGLGGLSFVLCRAMRSVLLGEDPSVQLSRRARERLAVIREDGLATVHPGGTVVTRDETGDVHWWTWAGSRVNATLAATLSEIADSGQRVEEESIRLRTNLTPDGWRKAMDGAADRLCLPEVDPRALTGLKFAVALPERLAVATLAARLADLDGAQEVLGESSRWSITG
- a CDS encoding protein kinase domain-containing protein; translation: MRTEELTKRFVRESRITARLEHPGVPIVYDHGIYDGELYLVMQLIDGSPVSTVIDEVERLPIGWVAAIGAQVCTVLSVAHAASLVHRDLNPAT